A genome region from Bacillus sp. (in: firmicutes) includes the following:
- a CDS encoding ABC transporter permease, protein MNTTFSFLRFRSIFIKEFIQIRRDPPSLAIALVMPLFMLLLFGYAVNTDVDHLPTAVWDQDKSEASRDLIQSFANTQYFDIDWVVYSGAEIQALIDAGKVKTGLVIPPDYSSKLDRHETTSVQLLIDGTDPNTARIALSNAQLLTQHKSLAIQDRLMEKRGLADIKQPVEILPRVLYNPNMESLIFNIPALIGLIMQNVTAILTAFALVREKERGTMEQLVVTPIRPIELILGKLLPYVFVGIFSFTIVLITGVAWFGVPVKGSIPLLIVLSFLFLITTLAVGMLISTVAKTQLQAMQMSFAFILPSVLLSGFMFPRETMPVVIQWLGGMIPLTYFLEILRGIFLKESTLASLWQETAILSVFAFLICLLATLKFKKKIE, encoded by the coding sequence CTGAATACAACGTTTTCTTTCTTACGATTTCGTTCCATTTTTATTAAAGAGTTTATTCAAATTCGCCGCGACCCGCCAAGTTTAGCAATAGCGCTAGTCATGCCGTTATTTATGCTGCTTTTATTTGGGTATGCGGTCAATACCGATGTCGATCATTTACCTACTGCTGTTTGGGATCAAGATAAAAGTGAAGCAAGCCGTGATCTTATTCAAAGCTTTGCCAACACCCAGTATTTCGATATTGATTGGGTTGTCTATAGCGGTGCCGAGATTCAAGCTTTAATTGATGCTGGAAAAGTAAAAACGGGGCTTGTGATTCCACCCGATTACAGTTCTAAATTAGATCGCCATGAAACAACGTCTGTGCAGTTATTAATAGATGGGACAGATCCGAATACAGCAAGAATCGCTTTAAGCAATGCCCAGCTTTTAACCCAGCATAAGTCACTTGCAATTCAGGATCGGTTAATGGAGAAAAGAGGGTTAGCTGACATTAAGCAGCCAGTTGAAATTTTGCCGCGTGTTTTATACAACCCAAATATGGAGAGCTTGATTTTTAATATCCCAGCGTTAATTGGTTTAATTATGCAAAACGTGACAGCAATCTTAACAGCCTTTGCCCTTGTGCGTGAAAAGGAACGGGGGACAATGGAACAACTCGTTGTTACACCGATTCGCCCGATTGAATTAATTCTAGGCAAGCTCCTACCTTATGTTTTTGTTGGCATATTTTCATTTACCATTGTGTTAATAACTGGCGTAGCATGGTTTGGGGTGCCTGTAAAAGGCAGCATCCCCTTGTTAATCGTCTTAAGCTTTTTATTTTTAATTACGACACTTGCGGTTGGCATGTTAATTTCAACTGTCGCCAAGACTCAATTACAAGCAATGCAAATGTCTTTCGCTTTTATCTTACCGAGCGTTCTGTTATCGGGCTTTATGTTCCCGCGCGAAACGATGCCTGTCGTGATCCAGTGGCTTGGCGGCATGATTCCTTTGACGTATTTTTTAGAAATATTACGAGGAATTTTCTTGAAAGAAAGCACGTTAGCCTCGTTATGGCAGGAGACGGCGATATTATCAGTATTTGCTTTTCTTATTTGCTTGTTGGCAACATTAAAATTTAAAAAGAAAATTGAATAA
- the spoIIM gene encoding stage II sporulation protein M, which translates to MNRTLKSIIIHHFKESSSIYLFTTVLFLIGVIFGAIIVNSLNFSQKEDLYYYLSRFFGQVAGGEFADASLMFKQSFIHYAKYVGLMWILGLSIIGLPIILILLFLKGIVVGFTVGFLVNQMGWYGFLLSFVSVMPQNLILVPGFIFIGTAAISFSIRMIRQQFVKKANEPIFPYFVRYSFVMVGILLIISLASTFEAYISPVLMKNVIELIYN; encoded by the coding sequence ATGAATCGCACGTTAAAATCAATTATTATTCATCATTTTAAAGAAAGCTCATCTATTTATTTATTTACGACTGTCCTTTTTTTAATTGGTGTTATTTTTGGAGCCATTATCGTTAATAGTTTGAACTTTTCCCAAAAGGAAGACCTTTACTATTATTTAAGCCGTTTTTTTGGACAAGTAGCGGGTGGGGAGTTTGCTGATGCTTCCTTAATGTTTAAGCAAAGCTTTATCCACTATGCGAAATATGTAGGTTTAATGTGGATTTTAGGCTTATCCATTATTGGTTTGCCCATCATATTAATTTTACTATTTTTAAAGGGAATTGTTGTAGGTTTTACAGTAGGTTTTTTAGTGAATCAAATGGGTTGGTATGGCTTCCTCCTTTCTTTTGTTTCGGTGATGCCGCAAAATTTAATTTTAGTTCCAGGCTTCATATTTATCGGAACAGCTGCCATCTCTTTTTCGATAAGAATGATTCGCCAGCAATTCGTAAAAAAAGCAAATGAGCCAATTTTCCCTTATTTTGTTAGATATTCTTTTGTAATGGTTGGAATTTTATTAATTATAAGTCTTGCTTCTACATTTGAAGCCTACATTTCCCCAGTGCTCATGAAAAATGTCATTGAATTAATATATAATTAG
- a CDS encoding penicillin-binding protein 2 gives MTNHENEKKKKSHLPFRLNFLFFAVFLLFSIIILRLGVVQIVNGEEYKKELERTENITVENPVPRGKIYDRKWRTIVDNEPVNAIVYSRMPGTSQKERLEVATKLAKYIEVPSNDISAKDERDLKDYWILTFPEKAKEKYTEEESKTLKDDELYKLQLERITDADLAVFTQEELEIFKIKRELDRGYDLTLNIVKDYVPQKEFAVVSEHLSELPGIDIMTNWDRKYNYGDTFQTILGNVTRGLPAENIDYYLARNYSRNDRIGASYIEQQYEDVLRGSKEKVKFIKDKSGNILNTEVVSEGERGQDLILTLDMELQKRVEQIITEELIRAKKTAGNYLMDRAFVVMMNPKTGEILSLAGKQLVNKNGKQEVQDFAIGTMTSQYEMGSAVKGATILTGYQTGAIKPGTKQYDEPLKIKGTPLTGSYQRMGSIDDLTALKKSSNVYMFKTTISMANAVYRYGESLNIQPKYFDLMRYYFSQFGLGVKTGIDLPNEATGYTGTDTRPGLLLYFSIGQYDSYTPLQLAQYVSTIANGGYRMKPIIVKEIRKPTNDAEMGNVQYEFKPQVLNKGDMDEKYVKRVQEGFRQVYQEPGGTAYSYFGNAPYNPAGKTGTAQSQYYGPKREYYGAKTYNLSLVGYAPSNNPEVAFSVVVPWVSTDKHSVNKYIGRRIMDAYFELKKTEATPSMNTAQANIQDNNEVENRQGALDDLSSNW, from the coding sequence ATGACGAATCATGAAAATGAAAAAAAGAAGAAATCACATTTACCGTTTCGTTTGAACTTTTTATTTTTCGCTGTTTTTCTCCTTTTTTCTATTATTATTTTGCGACTAGGCGTTGTCCAAATTGTTAATGGTGAAGAATATAAAAAAGAGCTAGAAAGAACGGAGAACATCACTGTTGAAAATCCAGTTCCGCGTGGAAAAATATATGACCGGAAATGGAGGACTATTGTTGATAACGAGCCGGTTAATGCTATCGTTTATTCACGTATGCCAGGCACTTCTCAAAAGGAAAGGCTTGAGGTTGCTACAAAACTGGCCAAGTATATTGAAGTTCCAAGTAATGATATTTCAGCAAAAGATGAACGAGATTTAAAAGATTACTGGATTCTGACGTTCCCGGAAAAAGCGAAGGAAAAATATACGGAAGAAGAATCGAAGACGTTAAAGGACGATGAATTATATAAGCTGCAATTAGAGCGAATAACGGATGCTGATTTAGCAGTTTTTACACAAGAAGAACTGGAGATTTTTAAAATAAAACGAGAGCTCGACCGCGGCTATGACTTAACATTAAATATCGTGAAAGATTATGTTCCCCAGAAAGAATTTGCTGTTGTAAGTGAGCATTTAAGTGAGCTGCCAGGCATTGATATTATGACAAACTGGGATCGAAAATATAATTATGGGGATACTTTCCAAACGATACTAGGGAATGTGACAAGGGGATTACCTGCCGAAAATATCGACTATTATTTAGCGCGCAACTATAGCCGTAATGATCGGATAGGGGCAAGCTATATCGAACAACAGTATGAGGATGTACTAAGGGGTAGTAAAGAGAAGGTAAAGTTTATTAAAGATAAAAGCGGCAATATCCTTAATACAGAGGTTGTTTCTGAAGGAGAACGTGGGCAAGACCTCATCCTGACGTTAGATATGGAGCTACAAAAGAGAGTTGAACAAATTATTACCGAAGAATTAATAAGAGCAAAAAAAACAGCTGGAAACTATTTGATGGATCGTGCCTTTGTTGTGATGATGAATCCAAAAACAGGGGAAATTTTATCGCTGGCTGGTAAACAGCTTGTAAATAAAAATGGGAAACAAGAGGTTCAAGATTTTGCGATTGGGACGATGACAAGTCAATATGAAATGGGGTCAGCTGTTAAAGGTGCAACAATCCTAACAGGTTATCAAACAGGTGCTATTAAACCCGGAACAAAGCAATATGATGAACCACTAAAAATAAAAGGTACGCCTTTAACTGGGTCATACCAAAGAATGGGGTCTATTGATGACTTAACAGCGTTAAAAAAATCTTCAAACGTTTATATGTTTAAAACAACGATATCGATGGCTAACGCCGTTTATCGCTATGGCGAATCCTTGAATATTCAACCGAAATATTTTGACTTGATGCGCTATTATTTCAGCCAATTTGGCTTAGGTGTAAAAACTGGCATTGATTTACCGAATGAGGCAACAGGTTATACTGGTACTGATACAAGACCAGGATTACTTTTATATTTTAGCATTGGGCAATATGATTCCTACACACCGTTACAACTCGCACAATATGTATCAACGATTGCAAATGGAGGCTATCGGATGAAGCCCATTATTGTGAAGGAGATACGAAAGCCAACGAATGATGCTGAGATGGGAAATGTTCAATATGAATTTAAGCCACAAGTTTTAAACAAGGGGGATATGGATGAAAAATACGTAAAACGGGTTCAGGAAGGATTCCGTCAAGTGTATCAAGAGCCTGGTGGCACTGCATATTCCTACTTTGGCAACGCCCCTTATAATCCAGCAGGTAAAACGGGAACGGCACAGAGCCAATATTATGGACCAAAACGTGAATATTATGGTGCAAAAACCTATAATCTAAGTTTAGTTGGTTATGCTCCTTCCAATAATCCTGAGGTGGCATTCTCCGTTGTTGTTCCATGGGTAAGCACGGATAAGCATTCAGTTAATAAATATATCGGTCGCCGTATTATGGATGCCTATTTTGAGTTGAAGAAAACAGAAGCGACACCGTCAATGAATACGGCGCAAGCAAATATACAAGACAATAATGAAGTTGAAAATAGGCAAGGTGCTCTTGACGATTTGTCTTCGAATTGGTAA
- a CDS encoding NUDIX hydrolase, translating into MNHLLEKTLSTEEIFKGNIIQLRVEEVELPNGKTSLREIVKHPGAVAIIALTAEKKLVLVRQYRKPLDMVIYEIPAGKLEHGEKPFDCVQRELEEETGYKSDSIKHVQSFYTSPGFADEIVHVYYTDQLISLENSAGLDDDEFLDVIEVTIDEAQKLIEENKIYDAKTVYAVQYLQLKQCQGLL; encoded by the coding sequence ATGAATCATTTACTAGAAAAGACGCTGTCAACAGAAGAGATTTTTAAAGGAAATATTATTCAATTGCGGGTAGAGGAAGTGGAGCTTCCAAATGGCAAAACAAGTTTGCGGGAAATTGTGAAGCACCCAGGGGCGGTGGCTATTATTGCTTTAACAGCTGAGAAAAAACTAGTGCTAGTACGCCAATATCGAAAACCATTAGATATGGTCATTTATGAAATTCCTGCTGGAAAGCTTGAACATGGGGAAAAGCCTTTCGATTGCGTACAGCGGGAACTAGAAGAGGAAACAGGATATAAATCAGACTCTATTAAGCATGTGCAATCGTTTTATACTTCACCAGGATTTGCCGATGAAATTGTTCATGTTTATTATACGGATCAGCTCATAAGCCTCGAAAACTCGGCTGGCCTAGATGATGATGAATTTTTAGATGTAATAGAGGTTACCATTGATGAGGCGCAGAAATTAATAGAGGAAAATAAAATTTACGATGCCAAAACGGTATATGCTGTTCAATATTTACAATTGAAACAGTGTCAAGGATTATTATGA
- a CDS encoding ABC transporter ATP-binding protein, translating to MKMAITCENLTKKFGNLVAVDNISMSIPKGSIYGFLGPNGSGKSTTIRMLCGLMDPTAGSGTVLGYDIRKDSEKIKHHIGYMSQKFSLYEELTVSENLDFYAGIYGLEGAKAQERKKDLIEMAGITGREKQLAGKLSGGWKQRLALSCALLHEPEVLILDEPTAGVDPVSRRIFWDVIHSLAEQGITILVSTHYMDEAETCDYISFIFFGRLLGNGTPQQLKEQFQADNLEDVFIQFVKNAEAGSESDA from the coding sequence ATGAAGATGGCAATCACTTGTGAAAACTTAACAAAAAAGTTCGGGAATTTAGTTGCTGTTGATAATATTTCAATGAGCATTCCTAAAGGTTCGATTTATGGTTTTTTAGGACCAAATGGCTCAGGAAAATCAACAACGATTCGCATGCTTTGCGGCCTTATGGATCCTACAGCCGGAAGCGGGACGGTGTTGGGCTATGACATTCGTAAGGATTCCGAAAAAATAAAGCATCATATCGGCTATATGTCGCAAAAATTTAGTTTATATGAGGAATTGACTGTTTCAGAAAACCTTGATTTTTATGCAGGCATATATGGGCTTGAAGGGGCAAAGGCACAGGAGCGCAAAAAGGATTTAATCGAAATGGCCGGTATTACTGGGAGGGAAAAACAGCTTGCTGGAAAATTATCAGGCGGCTGGAAGCAGCGTTTAGCATTATCATGTGCTTTGCTTCATGAACCAGAAGTGTTAATTTTAGATGAACCGACAGCAGGGGTAGATCCTGTTTCAAGGCGAATATTTTGGGATGTAATCCATAGCCTTGCTGAACAAGGGATTACGATATTAGTCAGCACCCATTATATGGATGAAGCCGAAACTTGTGATTATATTAGCTTTATCTTTTTTGGACGATTGCTTGGAAATGGAACGCCGCAACAATTAAAAGAGCAATTTCAGGCTGATAATTTGGAAGATGTATTCATTCAGTTTGTGAAGAATGCAGAGGCAGGAAGTGAAAGCGATGCATGA
- a CDS encoding glycine--tRNA ligase gives MSVEKTMDKIVAMAKHRGFVFPGSEIYGGLANTWDYGPLGTELKNNVKKAWWNKFVQSSPYNVGLDAAILMNPRTWEASGHIGNFNDPMIDCKQCKARHRADKIIENALDEKGIEMVVDGLSFEKMEELIKEHEIACPDCGSKDFTSIRQFNLMFKTHQGVTESSANEIFLRPETAQGIFVNFKNVQRTMRKKLPFGIAQIGKSFRNEITPGNFTFRTREFEQMELEFFCKPGEELKWHEYWQSFCENWLLALGMTKGNIRLREHSEEELSHYSNATTDIEYKFPFGWGELWGVASRTDYDLKQHMAFSGEDFNYHDQETNERFIPYCVEPSLGADRVTLAFLVDAYDEEELEDGTTRSVMHFHPALAPYKAAILPLSKKLSDEARAIFEDLANYFMVDFDESGSIGKRYRRHDEIGTPFCITYDFDSKEDNMVTVRDRDTMEQQRLPIADLKKFIEEKIKF, from the coding sequence ATGTCAGTAGAAAAAACAATGGACAAAATAGTCGCAATGGCTAAACATCGGGGCTTTGTGTTCCCCGGATCTGAAATTTATGGCGGCTTAGCAAACACTTGGGATTATGGTCCACTTGGAACGGAGTTAAAAAATAATGTAAAAAAAGCATGGTGGAATAAATTTGTACAAAGCTCACCATATAATGTTGGTTTAGATGCAGCGATTTTAATGAATCCAAGAACTTGGGAAGCATCAGGACATATCGGCAATTTCAATGACCCGATGATTGACTGCAAACAATGTAAAGCAAGACACCGTGCTGATAAAATAATTGAAAATGCGTTAGATGAAAAAGGTATCGAAATGGTCGTTGATGGCCTGTCATTTGAAAAAATGGAAGAGCTCATTAAAGAGCACGAAATCGCATGTCCTGACTGTGGCAGCAAAGATTTCACATCGATTCGCCAATTCAACTTAATGTTTAAAACACATCAAGGGGTTACTGAATCAAGTGCGAACGAAATTTTTCTTCGTCCTGAAACAGCGCAAGGCATTTTCGTGAACTTTAAAAACGTACAACGCACGATGAGAAAGAAGCTGCCATTTGGAATCGCCCAAATTGGTAAAAGCTTCCGTAATGAAATTACACCGGGAAACTTCACGTTCCGGACAAGAGAATTCGAGCAAATGGAATTAGAATTTTTCTGTAAACCGGGTGAGGAATTAAAATGGCATGAATATTGGCAAAGCTTCTGTGAAAACTGGTTGTTAGCATTAGGAATGACAAAAGGAAATATTCGCCTTCGTGAGCATTCAGAAGAAGAACTTTCACATTACAGTAATGCGACAACTGATATTGAATATAAATTCCCGTTCGGCTGGGGCGAGCTTTGGGGAGTTGCATCACGTACAGACTATGATTTAAAACAGCATATGGCATTTTCTGGGGAAGACTTCAATTATCATGATCAAGAAACAAATGAACGTTTCATTCCATATTGTGTGGAGCCATCACTTGGAGCAGACCGCGTTACATTAGCATTTTTAGTAGATGCTTATGATGAAGAAGAACTAGAGGATGGTACAACACGTTCTGTTATGCACTTCCATCCAGCGCTAGCACCATATAAAGCAGCCATCTTGCCTCTTTCTAAAAAGCTGTCTGACGAGGCACGAGCAATTTTTGAAGATCTTGCTAACTATTTTATGGTTGACTTTGATGAATCAGGCTCTATTGGCAAACGCTACCGCCGTCATGACGAAATTGGAACACCATTCTGTATCACGTATGATTTTGACTCTAAAGAAGACAACATGGTAACAGTCCGCGACCGTGACACAATGGAACAACAACGGCTGCCGATTGCTGATTTGAAGAAATTTATTGAAGAAAAAATTAAGTTTTAA
- a CDS encoding HlyD family efflux transporter periplasmic adaptor subunit, whose product MRKKLLFVAIMFILIFQIACSSNREPVYSGTIEGEEIPILAEVNGPIAKFFVDEGDQVKKGQLLAQIDDRLIKAQVKEAEAGVQAAKAALDEIKAGTRNQEIEKTLSLLEQNDAKIDNINVQLSKLTDLLQQRKATIEQIKAQLTSAKETESFHQEQLKKLEELYKNGATSENEVNLEREQLNRSSAAVRQIEAQLVEAESIYEMARKDQGTYRNQMKELEANKKMQQAQLSLQEEGATKHTVLKLVSQLDQEKAKEEQIQIQLEKTKVVAPEDSIVLRRNISAGEVVTANFQMFTLLEEKKRKVKVYVPEAKLNEVELGGAAEIKVDAYPDQVFKGKITFISNKSEFTPKNVQTPEERTKIVFEVVVEPTEGIDQLKPGMPADIRFPNKETEK is encoded by the coding sequence ATGAGGAAAAAACTTTTATTTGTAGCCATTATGTTTATATTAATTTTTCAGATTGCCTGTTCATCTAATCGCGAACCTGTTTACTCGGGGACGATTGAAGGAGAGGAAATACCGATATTGGCTGAAGTGAACGGGCCTATTGCTAAGTTTTTTGTTGACGAAGGTGATCAAGTAAAAAAGGGACAGCTATTAGCACAAATTGATGACCGTCTCATAAAAGCGCAGGTGAAGGAGGCGGAGGCAGGTGTTCAAGCTGCCAAAGCAGCCTTGGATGAAATAAAAGCAGGTACAAGAAATCAAGAAATCGAAAAAACATTATCATTGCTTGAGCAAAATGATGCGAAAATTGACAACATCAATGTCCAATTGTCAAAATTGACTGATTTATTGCAGCAAAGAAAAGCAACGATTGAACAAATAAAAGCTCAGCTCACATCGGCTAAGGAAACAGAGTCGTTTCATCAAGAGCAGCTTAAGAAACTTGAAGAACTTTATAAAAATGGTGCCACTTCAGAAAATGAAGTTAATTTAGAGCGCGAACAATTAAATAGATCATCAGCTGCTGTCCGGCAAATCGAGGCGCAATTAGTTGAGGCTGAGTCAATATACGAGATGGCAAGAAAAGACCAAGGTACATATAGAAACCAAATGAAAGAGCTTGAAGCCAATAAAAAAATGCAACAAGCCCAGTTAAGCTTACAAGAGGAAGGCGCGACAAAACATACCGTTTTAAAGCTAGTGAGCCAACTAGATCAAGAAAAGGCAAAAGAGGAGCAAATTCAAATCCAGCTTGAAAAAACAAAAGTGGTAGCACCGGAGGACAGCATCGTCCTTAGAAGAAATATTTCTGCTGGCGAAGTAGTCACAGCCAATTTTCAAATGTTTACATTGCTTGAGGAAAAGAAGCGCAAAGTAAAAGTTTACGTCCCAGAAGCAAAATTAAATGAAGTTGAACTTGGCGGTGCTGCTGAAATCAAAGTTGATGCTTATCCTGATCAAGTTTTTAAAGGAAAAATTACTTTTATTTCGAATAAGTCCGAATTTACACCGAAAAACGTGCAAACACCAGAAGAACGTACAAAGATAGTATTTGAAGTTGTCGTTGAGCCAACAGAAGGAATTGACCAGCTAAAGCCGGGCATGCCAGCAGATATACGTTTTCCTAATAAGGAGACGGAAAAATGA
- the mciZ gene encoding Z-ring formation inhibitor MciZ, whose product MKVYVQNKSLKMVGKAKEIRAMIKQYRQHFETVNELIEKNQNTYMVITATTNKMPKRKQFYLLTR is encoded by the coding sequence ATGAAAGTATATGTTCAAAATAAAAGCTTGAAGATGGTCGGAAAAGCAAAAGAAATCAGAGCAATGATTAAACAATACCGTCAGCATTTTGAAACTGTTAACGAATTAATCGAAAAAAATCAAAATACATACATGGTTATAACGGCCACTACAAATAAGATGCCTAAACGGAAGCAATTTTATTTACTAACACGATAG
- a CDS encoding TIGR00375 family protein, which yields MKEYFVDLHIHIGRTKSGRPVKITGAKSLTIENILYEASFIKGMDMIGVIDCHVPEVLQELTDLIEEGKVFEQQGGGLRFSNVTLILGTEIEVYDEYCQGPLHVLAYFPTIAIMRTFSTWLKGRMKNITLSTQRIYETGRVLQEKVKELGGIFIPAHVFTPFKSLYGVGVSASLVEILNPDLIDGIELGLSSNTEMADQLYELQKYTFLSNSDAHSLGKIAREYQAIQMESPTFEELTLALQGKEGHRILANYGLDPRLGKYHRTTCAKCFTRLEDEKDSCPACGHYGYTKGVYERLQELRQVQKHVQEKVQEDFRETARPPYIHQVPLDFIPKLGPKTLEKLRNHFGTEMNIIHYVPKEELQKIVSPAIAEMIMLARKGQLSVSAGGGGRYGKINIE from the coding sequence ATGAAAGAATATTTTGTAGACTTGCATATCCATATTGGCCGAACAAAATCAGGCCGCCCAGTTAAAATAACAGGCGCCAAGTCATTAACGATTGAAAATATTTTATATGAAGCCTCGTTTATTAAAGGGATGGATATGATTGGTGTAATTGATTGCCATGTTCCTGAAGTTTTACAAGAGCTAACAGATTTAATAGAGGAAGGAAAAGTGTTCGAACAACAAGGCGGAGGACTGCGCTTTTCCAACGTAACGTTAATACTAGGTACGGAAATAGAAGTTTATGATGAGTATTGTCAAGGTCCGCTCCATGTGTTGGCATATTTTCCAACGATAGCTATCATGCGGACTTTCAGCACTTGGCTAAAAGGGAGAATGAAGAATATCACCCTTAGTACCCAGCGGATTTATGAAACAGGAAGGGTTTTACAAGAGAAAGTGAAAGAATTGGGAGGCATATTTATTCCTGCCCATGTTTTTACACCTTTTAAAAGTTTGTACGGGGTAGGGGTTTCCGCTTCACTTGTGGAAATTTTAAACCCTGATTTAATTGATGGCATTGAGCTTGGACTAAGCTCGAATACAGAAATGGCAGACCAATTATATGAGCTTCAAAAGTATACATTTTTATCGAACTCAGATGCCCATTCGTTAGGGAAAATTGCTAGAGAGTACCAAGCAATTCAGATGGAAAGCCCTACCTTTGAGGAGTTGACACTTGCTTTGCAGGGTAAAGAGGGGCATCGTATTTTAGCGAATTACGGTCTAGATCCAAGACTTGGAAAATATCACCGGACAACATGTGCGAAATGTTTTACACGGCTAGAGGATGAAAAGGATAGCTGTCCGGCATGTGGCCACTATGGTTACACGAAGGGTGTTTATGAACGGTTGCAAGAATTGAGGCAAGTACAGAAACATGTTCAAGAAAAAGTACAGGAAGATTTTCGAGAAACAGCTCGTCCACCTTATATCCATCAGGTCCCATTAGATTTCATACCAAAGCTTGGACCAAAAACGCTTGAAAAGCTGCGGAATCATTTTGGAACAGAAATGAATATTATTCATTATGTTCCTAAGGAAGAATTACAGAAAATCGTCAGCCCAGCGATTGCGGAAATGATTATGTTAGCAAGAAAAGGGCAACTATCTGTATCCGCAGGTGGTGGCGGGCGCTATGGGAAGATTAACATTGAATAG
- a CDS encoding transcriptional repressor, with amino-acid sequence MEKRIERIKKQLHSQSYKLTPQREATVRVLLEHEEDHLSAEDVYLLVKEKYPEIGLATVYRTLELLTELKIVDKINFGDGVARYDLRKEGAAHFHHHLVCMECGAVDEVQDDLLGEVEKIIEKDWNFKIKDHRLTFHGVCHRCHGKEAKEKFKNLAFE; translated from the coding sequence ATGGAGAAAAGAATAGAAAGAATAAAAAAACAATTGCATTCTCAAAGCTATAAATTGACGCCACAACGTGAAGCAACGGTTCGCGTACTACTTGAACATGAAGAAGATCATCTAAGCGCTGAAGATGTATACCTCCTCGTGAAAGAAAAATACCCAGAAATTGGGTTGGCGACAGTTTATCGGACGTTGGAGTTATTAACGGAGTTAAAAATAGTTGATAAAATTAATTTTGGAGATGGCGTTGCCCGTTATGATTTAAGAAAAGAAGGGGCTGCTCATTTCCATCATCACTTGGTATGCATGGAATGTGGTGCTGTTGATGAGGTTCAAGATGATTTACTAGGAGAAGTTGAAAAAATTATTGAAAAAGATTGGAATTTTAAAATTAAAGATCATCGACTAACTTTCCATGGTGTTTGCCATCGCTGCCACGGAAAAGAGGCGAAAGAAAAATTTAAAAACCTTGCCTTTGAATAG